From a region of the Syngnathus typhle isolate RoL2023-S1 ecotype Sweden linkage group LG12, RoL_Styp_1.0, whole genome shotgun sequence genome:
- the LOC133163020 gene encoding phospholipid-transporting ATPase ID-like isoform X2 encodes MGSVESYFGRLCGQQQNKEEERLLRANDRPFNLSYNYANNAIKTSKYNIFTFLPLNLFEQFRRLANSYFLFLFVLQLIPQIASLSWFTTAVPLILVLSITAVKDATDDINRHKSDNQVNNRKVNVLIDGELQSEKWMNVQVGDVIKLENNQFVTADLLLLSSSEPLNLVYVETAELDGETNLKVKQALTLTGEMGDTIEALASFKGEVRCEPPNNRLDKFKGTLAVDGQTYSLDNDKVLLRGCTLRNTEWCFGLVIFGGPDTKLMQNSGKTTFKRTSVDHLMNVLVLCIFGFLATMCSVLTIGNAIWEIKEGSAFTMFLPREPGVDAHLSSFLTFWSYVIVLNTVVPISLYVSVEIIRLGNSFYIDWDRKMYYPKSDTPAQARTTTLNEELGQIKYIFSDKTGTLTQNIMAFNKCSINGKNYGELLDFAGQRMEITETPRVDFSWNQLADPKFIFHDRSLADTIREGNLEAQAFFRLLALCHTVMPEEKKEGELYYQAQSPDEGALVTAARNFGFVFRSRTPETITVVEMGERVVYDLLAVLDFNNVRKRMSVIVRNPEGKLTLYCKGADTIIYERLHTSCNKLMGITTGHLNEYAGDGLRTLVLAYKDLDESYLKEWMQRHHVASTAMDERDEKLDELYEEIEKDLLLLGATAVEDKLQDGVPQTIEQLAKAGIKIWVLTGDKQETAENIGYSCNMLREEMKDIFAVSANTAEEVKKELVCARRKMCPEGADAPTVTKARAGLFWLEKTETVHDDKVDGEYALVINGHSLAFALEKDLELELLRTACMCQTVICCRVTPLQKAQVVQLVKKYKQAVTLAIGDGANDVSMIKAAHIGVGISGQEGMQAVLSSDFSFAQFRYLQRLLLVHGRWSYLRMCKFLQYFFYKNFTFTFVHFWYAFFCGFSAQTVYDEWFITLYNLVYTALPVLGMSLFDQDVNDRWSFQYPQLYSPGPLNIYFNKKVFVRCMIHSCYSSLILFFIPWAAMHDTVRDDGKDIADYQSFALLAQTCLLVVVSIQLCLDTHYWTAVNQFFVWGSLAAYFATTFTMYSNGMFLIFTSTFPFIGTARNSLNQPNVWLLILLTTLLCSLPVVAFRFIVIQLRPTANDKVRHKLRKEALPAPAPRRPPVRRISTRRSGYAFSHAKGYGDLVTSGRFLRPRKNRPALFRQTDSPLAQNQPQHYRTITEESEQH; translated from the exons ATGGGATCAGTGGAATCCTACTTTGGACGGCTGTGTGGGCAACAGCAAAACAAAG AGGAGGAGAGACTTTTGCGAGCCAATGACAGACCTTTCAACTTGTCCTACAACTATGCC AATAACGCCATCAAGACATCCAAATACAACATCTTTACCTTCCTTCCGCTTAACCTTTTTGAGCAGTTCAGGAGGCTCGCCAACAGCtatttcctcttcctctttgtaCTTCAG CTCATCCCACAAATCGCCTCGCTCTCGTGGTTCACCACAGCCGTGCCGCTTATTTTGGTGCTTTCCATAACAGCCGTCAAAGATGCCACAGATGATATT AACAGGCACAAGAGTGACAACCAAGTGAACAACCGCAAAGTGAACGTCCTCATCGATGGGGA ACTTCAAAgtgaaaaatggatgaatgttcAGGTTGGAGATGTCATTAAACTGGAAAATAACCAGTTTGTTACA gCAGACCTCCTCCTGCTTTCGAGCAGTGAGCCTCTAAATCTAGTCTATGTGGAAACTGCAGAACTCGACGG TGAAACCAATCTGAAGGTGAAACAGGCGTTGACTCTCACTGGAGAGATGGGAGACACCATCGAAGCACTGGCCAGCTTCAAAG GTGAAGTCAGATGCGAACCGCCAAACAACCGCCTGGACAAATTTAAAGGGACGCTAGCAGTAGATGGACAAACGTACTCTTTGGATAACGACAAAGTGCTTCTACGTGGATGCACTTTGAGAAACACAGAGTGGTGCTTCGGACTGGTTATTTTTGGAG gccCGGACACAAAGCTGATGCAGAACAGCGGAAAGACGACGTTCAAACGCACCAGCGTTGATCACCTTATGAATGTTTTGGTGCTTTGT ATCTTTGGCTTCCTGGCTACCATGTGCTCCGTTCTAACCATCGGCAACGCAATCTGGGAGATAAAGGAAGGCTCGGCGTTCACTATGTTCCTCCCACGGGAACCCGGGGTTGACGCTCATCTTTCATCGTTCCTCACCTTCTGGTCTTACGTCATCGTTCTCAACACGGTGGTGCCGATATCGCTCTATGTCAG CGTGGAGATCATCCGTCTTGGGAATAGTTTTTACATCGACTGGGACAGGAAGATGTATTACCCCAAAAGCGACACTCCTGCTCAGGCCAGGACCACCACTCTGAACGAGGAGTTGGGTCAGATCAAATATATCTTCAGCGACAAGACTGGCACCTTGACGCAGAACATCATGGCTTTTAATAAGTGTTCCATCAATGGCAAAAACTATG GTGAGCTTTTAGATTTTGCGGGACAAAGGATGGAAATTACAGAG ACACCAAGGGTCGACTTCTCGTGGAACCAGCTGGCCGATCCAAAATTCATTTTTCATGACCGCAGTTTGGCAGATACCATCAGGGAGGGCAATTTGGAAGCTCAGGCTTTTTTCCGTTTGTTAGCTCTGTGCCACACCGTCatgcccgaagaaaagaaagagg GAGAGCTTTACTACCAGGCTCAGTCACCTGATGAAGGCGCTCTGGTCACCGCCGCGAGAAATTTCGGCTTTGTGTTCCGTTCACGTACACCGGAGACCATCACGGTGGTGGAGATGGGCGAACGAGTCGTCTATGATCTTTTGGCTGTTTTAGATTTCAATAATGTACGCAAGAGGATGTCAGTCATAG TGCGGAATCCTGAAGGCAAGCTGACTCTGTACTGCAAAGGAGCAGACACCATCATCTACGAGAGGCTCCACACCTCCTGCAACAAACTCATGGGCATCACCACCGGACATCTCAAC GAATACGCAGGCGACGGTCTCCGCACTTTGGTTCTGGCTTACAAGGATTTGGATGAGAGCTATTTGAAGGAGTGGATGCAGCGTCACCATGTGGCCAGCACTGCCATGGACGAAAGGGATGAGAAACTCGATGAGCTGTATGAAGAGATTGAGAAAGACTTGCTG CTTCTGGGAGCAACGGCTGTAGAAGACAAATTGCAGGATGGTGTCCCTCAGACAATCGAGCAGCTGGCCAAAGCTGGTATCAAAATCTGGGTGTTGACCGGAGATAAACAAG AGACGGCAGAGAACATCGGCTATTCCTGCAACATGCTGCGAGAGGAGATGAAGGACATTTTTGCTGTGTCAGCAAATACAGCagaagaagtgaaaaaggagcTTGT GTGTGCAAGGAGGAAAATGTGTCCAGAAGGAGCCGATGCACCGACTGTGACCAAAGCTCGTGCGGGCCTCTTCTGGCTTGAGAAGACAGAAACTGTGCATGATGACAAAGTGGATGGAGAATACGCCCTTGTTATAAATGGACACAGTCTG GCCTTTGCCTTGGAGAAAGATTTGGAGTTGGAACTATTGAGAACCGCATGCATGTGCCAAACGGTGATCTGCTGTCGGGTCACTCCACTGCAAAAAGCCCAAGTCGTCCAACTGGTGAAGAAATACAAACAGGCGGTCACTCTGGCCATCGGGGACGGAGCCAATGATGTCAGCATGATCAAGG CTGCACATATCGGCGTCGGGATCAGCGGTCAAGAAGGCATGCAGGCGGTTCTGTCCAGCGACTTCTCCTTTGCTCAGTTCCGTTATCTACAGCGCCTCCTGCTGGTGCACGGGCGCTGGTCATACCTGCGCATGTGCAAGTTTCTGCAGTATTTCTTTTATAAAAACTTCACCTTCACCTTTGTGCATTTCTGGTACGCCTTCTTCTGCGGTTTCTCGGCACAG ACTGTGTATGATGAGTGGTTCATCACCTTGTACAACCTCGTGTACACGGCTCTCCCTGTCCTGGGCATGAGTCTTTTTGACCAG GATGTGAATGACCGATGGAGTTTCCAGTATCCACAGCTCTACTCCCCAGGGCCTCTGAACATTTACTTCAATAAGAAAGTTTTTGTCCGCTGCATGATCCACAGTTGCTATAGCTCCctcatcctcttcttcatccCGTGGGCGGCTATGCATGACACGGTCCGAGACGATGGCAAAGACATTGCGGATTATCAGTCCTTCGCTTTACTGGCGCAGACGTGTTTGCTTGTTGTGGTCAGCATCCAG CTGTGTCTCGACACGCATTACTGGACCGCCGTGAACCAGTTTTTCGTGTGGGGCAGCCTTGCAGCCTACTTTGCGACCACGTTCACCATGTACAGCAACGGAATGTTTCTAATTTTTACCTCCACGTTCCCCTTCATTG GTACAGCGAGGAATTCTCTGAACCAGCCGAATGTGTGGCTGCTTATACTCTTGACAACACTCCTGTGTAGTCTGCCAGTGGTTGCTTTCCGTTTCATTGTCATTCAGCTTCGTCCTACCGCCAATGACAAG gTGAGACATAAGTTGCGTAAAGAAGCATTGCCAGCCCCTGCTCCTCGTCGTCCACCGGTCCGGCGAATCAGCACGAGGCGCTCGGGCTACGCGTTCTCTCATGCTAAAGGCTACGGCGACCTGGTGACATCTGGAAGATTCCTGCGTCCTCGAAAGAATCGGCCCGCCCTGTTCAGACAAACGGACTCTCCCCTGGCACAGAACCAGCCGCAACACTACCGGACCATCACAGAGGAGTCAGAGCAGCACTAG
- the LOC133163020 gene encoding phospholipid-transporting ATPase ID-like isoform X3 has protein sequence MGSVESYFGRLCGQQQNKEEERLLRANDRPFNLSYNYANNAIKTSKYNIFTFLPLNLFEQFRRLANSYFLFLFVLQLIPQIASLSWFTTAVPLILVLSITAVKDATDDINRHKSDNQVNNRKVNVLIDGELQSEKWMNVQVGDVIKLENNQFVTADLLLLSSSEPLNLVYVETAELDGETNLKVKQALTLTGEMGDTIEALASFKGEVRCEPPNNRLDKFKGTLAVDGQTYSLDNDKVLLRGCTLRNTEWCFGLVIFGGPDTKLMQNSGKTTFKRTSVDHLMNVLVLCIFGFLATMCSVLTIGNAIWEIKEGSAFTMFLPREPGVDAHLSSFLTFWSYVIVLNTVVPISLYVSVEIIRLGNSFYIDWDRKMYYPKSDTPAQARTTTLNEELGQIKYIFSDKTGTLTQNIMAFNKCSINGKNYGELLDFAGQRMEITEKTPRVDFSWNQLADPKFIFHDRSLADTIREGNLEAQAFFRLLALCHTVMPEEKKEGELYYQAQSPDEGALVTAARNFGFVFRSRTPETITVVEMGERVVYDLLAVLDFNNVRKRMSVIVRNPEGKLTLYCKGADTIIYERLHTSCNKLMGITTGHLNEYAGDGLRTLVLAYKDLDESYLKEWMQRHHVASTAMDERDEKLDELYEEIEKDLLLLGATAVEDKLQDGVPQTIEQLAKAGIKIWVLTGDKQETAENIGYSCNMLREEMKDIFAVSANTAEEVKKELVCARRKMCPEGADAPTVTKARAGLFWLEKTETVHDDKVDGEYALVINGHSLCLGERFGVGTIENRMHVPNGDLLSGHSTAKSPSRPTGEEIQTGGHSGHRGRSQ, from the exons ATGGGATCAGTGGAATCCTACTTTGGACGGCTGTGTGGGCAACAGCAAAACAAAG AGGAGGAGAGACTTTTGCGAGCCAATGACAGACCTTTCAACTTGTCCTACAACTATGCC AATAACGCCATCAAGACATCCAAATACAACATCTTTACCTTCCTTCCGCTTAACCTTTTTGAGCAGTTCAGGAGGCTCGCCAACAGCtatttcctcttcctctttgtaCTTCAG CTCATCCCACAAATCGCCTCGCTCTCGTGGTTCACCACAGCCGTGCCGCTTATTTTGGTGCTTTCCATAACAGCCGTCAAAGATGCCACAGATGATATT AACAGGCACAAGAGTGACAACCAAGTGAACAACCGCAAAGTGAACGTCCTCATCGATGGGGA ACTTCAAAgtgaaaaatggatgaatgttcAGGTTGGAGATGTCATTAAACTGGAAAATAACCAGTTTGTTACA gCAGACCTCCTCCTGCTTTCGAGCAGTGAGCCTCTAAATCTAGTCTATGTGGAAACTGCAGAACTCGACGG TGAAACCAATCTGAAGGTGAAACAGGCGTTGACTCTCACTGGAGAGATGGGAGACACCATCGAAGCACTGGCCAGCTTCAAAG GTGAAGTCAGATGCGAACCGCCAAACAACCGCCTGGACAAATTTAAAGGGACGCTAGCAGTAGATGGACAAACGTACTCTTTGGATAACGACAAAGTGCTTCTACGTGGATGCACTTTGAGAAACACAGAGTGGTGCTTCGGACTGGTTATTTTTGGAG gccCGGACACAAAGCTGATGCAGAACAGCGGAAAGACGACGTTCAAACGCACCAGCGTTGATCACCTTATGAATGTTTTGGTGCTTTGT ATCTTTGGCTTCCTGGCTACCATGTGCTCCGTTCTAACCATCGGCAACGCAATCTGGGAGATAAAGGAAGGCTCGGCGTTCACTATGTTCCTCCCACGGGAACCCGGGGTTGACGCTCATCTTTCATCGTTCCTCACCTTCTGGTCTTACGTCATCGTTCTCAACACGGTGGTGCCGATATCGCTCTATGTCAG CGTGGAGATCATCCGTCTTGGGAATAGTTTTTACATCGACTGGGACAGGAAGATGTATTACCCCAAAAGCGACACTCCTGCTCAGGCCAGGACCACCACTCTGAACGAGGAGTTGGGTCAGATCAAATATATCTTCAGCGACAAGACTGGCACCTTGACGCAGAACATCATGGCTTTTAATAAGTGTTCCATCAATGGCAAAAACTATG GTGAGCTTTTAGATTTTGCGGGACAAAGGATGGAAATTACAGAG AAGACACCAAGGGTCGACTTCTCGTGGAACCAGCTGGCCGATCCAAAATTCATTTTTCATGACCGCAGTTTGGCAGATACCATCAGGGAGGGCAATTTGGAAGCTCAGGCTTTTTTCCGTTTGTTAGCTCTGTGCCACACCGTCatgcccgaagaaaagaaagagg GAGAGCTTTACTACCAGGCTCAGTCACCTGATGAAGGCGCTCTGGTCACCGCCGCGAGAAATTTCGGCTTTGTGTTCCGTTCACGTACACCGGAGACCATCACGGTGGTGGAGATGGGCGAACGAGTCGTCTATGATCTTTTGGCTGTTTTAGATTTCAATAATGTACGCAAGAGGATGTCAGTCATAG TGCGGAATCCTGAAGGCAAGCTGACTCTGTACTGCAAAGGAGCAGACACCATCATCTACGAGAGGCTCCACACCTCCTGCAACAAACTCATGGGCATCACCACCGGACATCTCAAC GAATACGCAGGCGACGGTCTCCGCACTTTGGTTCTGGCTTACAAGGATTTGGATGAGAGCTATTTGAAGGAGTGGATGCAGCGTCACCATGTGGCCAGCACTGCCATGGACGAAAGGGATGAGAAACTCGATGAGCTGTATGAAGAGATTGAGAAAGACTTGCTG CTTCTGGGAGCAACGGCTGTAGAAGACAAATTGCAGGATGGTGTCCCTCAGACAATCGAGCAGCTGGCCAAAGCTGGTATCAAAATCTGGGTGTTGACCGGAGATAAACAAG AGACGGCAGAGAACATCGGCTATTCCTGCAACATGCTGCGAGAGGAGATGAAGGACATTTTTGCTGTGTCAGCAAATACAGCagaagaagtgaaaaaggagcTTGT GTGTGCAAGGAGGAAAATGTGTCCAGAAGGAGCCGATGCACCGACTGTGACCAAAGCTCGTGCGGGCCTCTTCTGGCTTGAGAAGACAGAAACTGTGCATGATGACAAAGTGGATGGAGAATACGCCCTTGTTATAAATGGACACA GCCTTTGCCTTGGAGAAAGATTTGGAGTTGGAACTATTGAGAACCGCATGCATGTGCCAAACGGTGATCTGCTGTCGGGTCACTCCACTGCAAAAAGCCCAAGTCGTCCAACTGGTGAAGAAATACAAACAGGCGGTCACTCTGGCCATCGGGGACGGAGCCAATGA
- the LOC133163020 gene encoding phospholipid-transporting ATPase ID-like isoform X1: protein MGSVESYFGRLCGQQQNKEEERLLRANDRPFNLSYNYANNAIKTSKYNIFTFLPLNLFEQFRRLANSYFLFLFVLQLIPQIASLSWFTTAVPLILVLSITAVKDATDDINRHKSDNQVNNRKVNVLIDGELQSEKWMNVQVGDVIKLENNQFVTADLLLLSSSEPLNLVYVETAELDGETNLKVKQALTLTGEMGDTIEALASFKGEVRCEPPNNRLDKFKGTLAVDGQTYSLDNDKVLLRGCTLRNTEWCFGLVIFGGPDTKLMQNSGKTTFKRTSVDHLMNVLVLCIFGFLATMCSVLTIGNAIWEIKEGSAFTMFLPREPGVDAHLSSFLTFWSYVIVLNTVVPISLYVSVEIIRLGNSFYIDWDRKMYYPKSDTPAQARTTTLNEELGQIKYIFSDKTGTLTQNIMAFNKCSINGKNYGELLDFAGQRMEITEKTPRVDFSWNQLADPKFIFHDRSLADTIREGNLEAQAFFRLLALCHTVMPEEKKEGELYYQAQSPDEGALVTAARNFGFVFRSRTPETITVVEMGERVVYDLLAVLDFNNVRKRMSVIVRNPEGKLTLYCKGADTIIYERLHTSCNKLMGITTGHLNEYAGDGLRTLVLAYKDLDESYLKEWMQRHHVASTAMDERDEKLDELYEEIEKDLLLLGATAVEDKLQDGVPQTIEQLAKAGIKIWVLTGDKQETAENIGYSCNMLREEMKDIFAVSANTAEEVKKELVCARRKMCPEGADAPTVTKARAGLFWLEKTETVHDDKVDGEYALVINGHSLAFALEKDLELELLRTACMCQTVICCRVTPLQKAQVVQLVKKYKQAVTLAIGDGANDVSMIKAAHIGVGISGQEGMQAVLSSDFSFAQFRYLQRLLLVHGRWSYLRMCKFLQYFFYKNFTFTFVHFWYAFFCGFSAQTVYDEWFITLYNLVYTALPVLGMSLFDQDVNDRWSFQYPQLYSPGPLNIYFNKKVFVRCMIHSCYSSLILFFIPWAAMHDTVRDDGKDIADYQSFALLAQTCLLVVVSIQLCLDTHYWTAVNQFFVWGSLAAYFATTFTMYSNGMFLIFTSTFPFIGTARNSLNQPNVWLLILLTTLLCSLPVVAFRFIVIQLRPTANDKVRHKLRKEALPAPAPRRPPVRRISTRRSGYAFSHAKGYGDLVTSGRFLRPRKNRPALFRQTDSPLAQNQPQHYRTITEESEQH, encoded by the exons ATGGGATCAGTGGAATCCTACTTTGGACGGCTGTGTGGGCAACAGCAAAACAAAG AGGAGGAGAGACTTTTGCGAGCCAATGACAGACCTTTCAACTTGTCCTACAACTATGCC AATAACGCCATCAAGACATCCAAATACAACATCTTTACCTTCCTTCCGCTTAACCTTTTTGAGCAGTTCAGGAGGCTCGCCAACAGCtatttcctcttcctctttgtaCTTCAG CTCATCCCACAAATCGCCTCGCTCTCGTGGTTCACCACAGCCGTGCCGCTTATTTTGGTGCTTTCCATAACAGCCGTCAAAGATGCCACAGATGATATT AACAGGCACAAGAGTGACAACCAAGTGAACAACCGCAAAGTGAACGTCCTCATCGATGGGGA ACTTCAAAgtgaaaaatggatgaatgttcAGGTTGGAGATGTCATTAAACTGGAAAATAACCAGTTTGTTACA gCAGACCTCCTCCTGCTTTCGAGCAGTGAGCCTCTAAATCTAGTCTATGTGGAAACTGCAGAACTCGACGG TGAAACCAATCTGAAGGTGAAACAGGCGTTGACTCTCACTGGAGAGATGGGAGACACCATCGAAGCACTGGCCAGCTTCAAAG GTGAAGTCAGATGCGAACCGCCAAACAACCGCCTGGACAAATTTAAAGGGACGCTAGCAGTAGATGGACAAACGTACTCTTTGGATAACGACAAAGTGCTTCTACGTGGATGCACTTTGAGAAACACAGAGTGGTGCTTCGGACTGGTTATTTTTGGAG gccCGGACACAAAGCTGATGCAGAACAGCGGAAAGACGACGTTCAAACGCACCAGCGTTGATCACCTTATGAATGTTTTGGTGCTTTGT ATCTTTGGCTTCCTGGCTACCATGTGCTCCGTTCTAACCATCGGCAACGCAATCTGGGAGATAAAGGAAGGCTCGGCGTTCACTATGTTCCTCCCACGGGAACCCGGGGTTGACGCTCATCTTTCATCGTTCCTCACCTTCTGGTCTTACGTCATCGTTCTCAACACGGTGGTGCCGATATCGCTCTATGTCAG CGTGGAGATCATCCGTCTTGGGAATAGTTTTTACATCGACTGGGACAGGAAGATGTATTACCCCAAAAGCGACACTCCTGCTCAGGCCAGGACCACCACTCTGAACGAGGAGTTGGGTCAGATCAAATATATCTTCAGCGACAAGACTGGCACCTTGACGCAGAACATCATGGCTTTTAATAAGTGTTCCATCAATGGCAAAAACTATG GTGAGCTTTTAGATTTTGCGGGACAAAGGATGGAAATTACAGAG AAGACACCAAGGGTCGACTTCTCGTGGAACCAGCTGGCCGATCCAAAATTCATTTTTCATGACCGCAGTTTGGCAGATACCATCAGGGAGGGCAATTTGGAAGCTCAGGCTTTTTTCCGTTTGTTAGCTCTGTGCCACACCGTCatgcccgaagaaaagaaagagg GAGAGCTTTACTACCAGGCTCAGTCACCTGATGAAGGCGCTCTGGTCACCGCCGCGAGAAATTTCGGCTTTGTGTTCCGTTCACGTACACCGGAGACCATCACGGTGGTGGAGATGGGCGAACGAGTCGTCTATGATCTTTTGGCTGTTTTAGATTTCAATAATGTACGCAAGAGGATGTCAGTCATAG TGCGGAATCCTGAAGGCAAGCTGACTCTGTACTGCAAAGGAGCAGACACCATCATCTACGAGAGGCTCCACACCTCCTGCAACAAACTCATGGGCATCACCACCGGACATCTCAAC GAATACGCAGGCGACGGTCTCCGCACTTTGGTTCTGGCTTACAAGGATTTGGATGAGAGCTATTTGAAGGAGTGGATGCAGCGTCACCATGTGGCCAGCACTGCCATGGACGAAAGGGATGAGAAACTCGATGAGCTGTATGAAGAGATTGAGAAAGACTTGCTG CTTCTGGGAGCAACGGCTGTAGAAGACAAATTGCAGGATGGTGTCCCTCAGACAATCGAGCAGCTGGCCAAAGCTGGTATCAAAATCTGGGTGTTGACCGGAGATAAACAAG AGACGGCAGAGAACATCGGCTATTCCTGCAACATGCTGCGAGAGGAGATGAAGGACATTTTTGCTGTGTCAGCAAATACAGCagaagaagtgaaaaaggagcTTGT GTGTGCAAGGAGGAAAATGTGTCCAGAAGGAGCCGATGCACCGACTGTGACCAAAGCTCGTGCGGGCCTCTTCTGGCTTGAGAAGACAGAAACTGTGCATGATGACAAAGTGGATGGAGAATACGCCCTTGTTATAAATGGACACAGTCTG GCCTTTGCCTTGGAGAAAGATTTGGAGTTGGAACTATTGAGAACCGCATGCATGTGCCAAACGGTGATCTGCTGTCGGGTCACTCCACTGCAAAAAGCCCAAGTCGTCCAACTGGTGAAGAAATACAAACAGGCGGTCACTCTGGCCATCGGGGACGGAGCCAATGATGTCAGCATGATCAAGG CTGCACATATCGGCGTCGGGATCAGCGGTCAAGAAGGCATGCAGGCGGTTCTGTCCAGCGACTTCTCCTTTGCTCAGTTCCGTTATCTACAGCGCCTCCTGCTGGTGCACGGGCGCTGGTCATACCTGCGCATGTGCAAGTTTCTGCAGTATTTCTTTTATAAAAACTTCACCTTCACCTTTGTGCATTTCTGGTACGCCTTCTTCTGCGGTTTCTCGGCACAG ACTGTGTATGATGAGTGGTTCATCACCTTGTACAACCTCGTGTACACGGCTCTCCCTGTCCTGGGCATGAGTCTTTTTGACCAG GATGTGAATGACCGATGGAGTTTCCAGTATCCACAGCTCTACTCCCCAGGGCCTCTGAACATTTACTTCAATAAGAAAGTTTTTGTCCGCTGCATGATCCACAGTTGCTATAGCTCCctcatcctcttcttcatccCGTGGGCGGCTATGCATGACACGGTCCGAGACGATGGCAAAGACATTGCGGATTATCAGTCCTTCGCTTTACTGGCGCAGACGTGTTTGCTTGTTGTGGTCAGCATCCAG CTGTGTCTCGACACGCATTACTGGACCGCCGTGAACCAGTTTTTCGTGTGGGGCAGCCTTGCAGCCTACTTTGCGACCACGTTCACCATGTACAGCAACGGAATGTTTCTAATTTTTACCTCCACGTTCCCCTTCATTG GTACAGCGAGGAATTCTCTGAACCAGCCGAATGTGTGGCTGCTTATACTCTTGACAACACTCCTGTGTAGTCTGCCAGTGGTTGCTTTCCGTTTCATTGTCATTCAGCTTCGTCCTACCGCCAATGACAAG gTGAGACATAAGTTGCGTAAAGAAGCATTGCCAGCCCCTGCTCCTCGTCGTCCACCGGTCCGGCGAATCAGCACGAGGCGCTCGGGCTACGCGTTCTCTCATGCTAAAGGCTACGGCGACCTGGTGACATCTGGAAGATTCCTGCGTCCTCGAAAGAATCGGCCCGCCCTGTTCAGACAAACGGACTCTCCCCTGGCACAGAACCAGCCGCAACACTACCGGACCATCACAGAGGAGTCAGAGCAGCACTAG